In a genomic window of Ipomoea triloba cultivar NCNSP0323 chromosome 3, ASM357664v1:
- the LOC116014437 gene encoding protein argonaute PNH1-like, with amino-acid sequence MPQWQMKEAEQKHVISRAPLQESRNQNSVSRILSRCDGRMEEAKRRRGRRKGKGVQMEKMLEIGGNNNNNNNPPSSSSSDRRLSFPTRPGYGQLGTKCIVKANHFVAELSDRNLSQYTVKFSPEINSTRLNKAIMTELVKRHKETELGNRLPVYDGRRMLYTAGLLPFNTKDFIITLADDDEWSGITKERRFTVTIKFSAQADMAQLHNFLAGKQADAPFQALKIFDVVLRELASRRYISVGRFFYSPSIKKPQALGNGLQSWRGFYQSIKPTQMGLSLNIDMSTTAFIEPLPVVEFVAQVLGRDISSRPLSDADRVKVKKALRGVKVEVTHRGNIRRKYRISGLTSQPTRELIFPVDEEKNMKSVIEYFQEMYGYTIQYPHLPCLQVGSQRKVNYLPMEACKIVEGQRYTKRLDEKQITSLLKSSCQRPREQELDILQTIKQNGYKEDPVAKEFGINIDDKLASVEARVLPAPWLKYHDSGKEKECRPQQGQWNMINKKVINGSTVNHWACINFSRNVQENAARGFCQQLAQMCQVSGMEFNSEPVIPIYSAKPDQVKKALNYVYNVAANKPGGKELELLIAILPDNNGPLYGTLKRICETDLGLISQCCLTKHVLKISKQYLSNVSLKINVKMGGRNTVLLDALRWKVPLVSDIPTIIFGADVTHPESGEDCSPSIAAVVASQDWPEVTKYAGLVCAQPHRQELIQDLYRTWHDPQWGKVSGGMIRELLLSFKKATGQKPLRIIFYRDGVSDGQFYQVLLFELDAIRKACASLEPGYQPLVTFIVVQKRHHTRLFANNHNDRNHMDRSGNVLPGTVVDSKICHPTEFDFYLCSHAGIQGTSRPAHYHVLWDENNFTADEIQSLTNNLCYTYARCTRSVSVVPPAYYAHLAAYRARFYVDNDAHENGSNSSMRCTRTTNGSGVRPLPALKEKVKNVMFYC; translated from the exons ATGCCTCAGTGGCAGATGAAAGAGGCTGAGCAAAAGCATGTGATCTCCAGAGCTCCATTGCAGGAGTCGAGGAATCAGAATTCTGTGTCTCGAATCTTGTCGAGATGCGATGGGAGAATGGAAGAAGCCAAGAGGAGAAGGGGGAGGAGGAAAGGGAAAGGGGTACAAATGGAAAAGATGTTGGAGATAGGtgggaataataataataataataatcccccttcttcttcttcgtctgaCCGGAGGCTTTCTTTCCCGACTAGGCCTGGCTATGGCCAATTGGGGACCAAATGTATTGTGAAGGCAAATCACTTCGTTGCTGAGCTATCAGATAGGAACTTAAGCCAGTATACT GTGAAGTTTAGTCCGGAAATTAATTCGACTCGATTGAACAAAGCTATCATGACTGAATTGGTGAAACGCCACAAAGAAACCGAGCTGGGGAATAGGCTTCCGGTGTATGATGGGAGGCGAATGCTGTACACAGCTGGATTGCTCCCTTTTAACACAAAAGACTTTATCATAACTCTGGCTGATGATGATGAGTGGAGTGGCATCACAAA GGAGCGTCGATTTACTGTCACAATCAAGTTTTCAGCTCAGGCAGACATGGCTCAGTTGCACAATTTCCTCGCTGGGAAACAAGCTGATGCCCCTTTTCAAGCGCTTAAAATCTTCGATGTTGTATTGAGGGAACTTGCATCCCGAAG GTATATATCTGTTGGGAGATTCTTCTATTCTCCTAGTATCAAGAAACCACAGGCTCTTGGTAATGGCTTACAGTCTTGGCGGGGCTTTTATCAGAGTATAAAACCGACTCAAATGGGACTATCACTGAATATTG ATATGTCAACGACAGCATTCATAGAACCTCTCCCGGTTGTTGAGTTTGTAGCTCAAGTTTTAGGACGAGATATAAGTTCCAGGCCACTGTCCGATGCAGATCGGGTTAAG GTTAAGAAAGCCCTGAGAGGTGTCAAAGTTGAAGTTACACACAGGGGAAACATTAGGAGAAAATACAGAATTTCGGGTTTGACATCACAACCAACCAGGGAGCTAAT TTTTCCTGTTGATGAGGAAAAGAACATGAAATCAGTAATCGAGTATTTTCAAGAGATGTACGGATATACCATTCAATATCCACATTTACCTTGCCTCCAAGTGGGAAGTCAAAGGAAAGTTAATTATTTACCAATGGAG GCTTGTAAGATTGTTGAGGGGCAGAGGTATACCAAACGGCTGGATGAGAAGCAGATAACTTCGTTGCTAAAATCTTCATGCCAAAGGCCTAGAGAGCAAGAACTCGACATTTTGCAG ACAATTAAGCAAAATGGGTACAAGGAAGACCCCGTTGCCAAGGAATTTGGCATCAACATTGATGATAAGCTAGCATCAGTTGAAGCTCGTGTTCTCCCTGCCCCATGG TTGAAATACCATGATTCTGGAAAGGAAAAGGAATGTCGACCTCAGCAAGGTCAGTGGAACATGATAAATAAG AAAGTAATTAATGGAAGCACTGTCAACCACTGGGCTTGCATCAATTTCTCGCGTAATGTCCAGGAAAATGCTGCTCGTGGCTTTTGCCAACAGCTGGCTCAGATGTGTCAAGTCTCTGGAATG GAATTTAATTCTGAGCCAGTCATCCCGATCTATTCGGCTAAACCAGACCAGGTAAAGAAGGCTTTGAACTACGTTTATAATGTTGCTGCCAACAAACCCGGAGGAAAAGAACTAGAACTACTCATAGCCATTCTTCCAGACAATAACGGTCCTTTGTATG GTACTCTGAAGCGAATTTGTGAAACAGACCTCGGACTGATATCGCAGTGCTGCCTCACGAAACATGTCTTAAAGATCAGCAAACAATACCTGTCAAATGTATCGCTTAAGATTAATGTGAAG ATGGGAGGAAGGAATACTGTGCTTTTAGATGCCTTACGATGGAAAGTTCCTCTGGTAAGCGACATCCCAACGATCATATTTGGGGCTGATGTTACTCATCCCGAATCTGGAGAGGACTGTAGCCCATCAATAGCCGCT GTCGTGGCCTCGCAAGATTGGCCCGAAGTTACCAAGTATGCGGGATTAGTGTGTGCTCAGCCACATCGACAAGAACTCATCCAGGATCTTTACAGAACATGGCACGATCCTCAATGGGGGAAAGTTTCGGGAGGCATGATTAG GGAACTTTTGCTGTCATTTAAGAAGGCCACTGGACAAAAACCGCTGAGGATAATATTCTATAG GGATGGTGTTAGTGATGGGCAGTTCTATCAGGTTCTACTGTTCGAGCTCGATGCTATCCGCAAG GCTTGTGCATCGTTGGAACCGGGTTACCAACCTCTGGTTACTTTCATTGTTGTCCAAAAACGTCACCACACGAGGCTTTTTGCTAACAACCACAATGACCGAAATCATATGGACAGGAGTGGGAATGTGTTACCTG GTACTGTGGTGGATTCTAAGATTTGCCATCCTACAGAATTCGATTTTTATCTATGCAGTCATGCTGGGATTCAG GGGACTAGTCGTCCTGCACACTACCATGTTCTTTGGGACGAGAACAACTTCACAGCAGACGAAATCCAATCTCTgacaaacaacctttgttacAC GTATGCACGATGCACTCGGTCCGTTTCTGTTG TGCCACCTGCATATTATGCACATTTGGCGGCTTACAGAGCGCGGTTTTATGTTGATAACGACGCCCACGAGAACGGCTCGAACAGCTCGATGCGCTGCACGCGCACCACGAATGGTTCCGGGGTGCGGCCCCTGCCGGCATTGAAGGAGAAGGTGAAAAATGTAATGTTCTATTGCTAG